A region from the Nodularia sp. LEGE 06071 genome encodes:
- a CDS encoding sulfate ABC transporter substrate-binding protein, translated as MWQDICNQWKRKSLKSFISLFLVGIGLSGAIAACSPSPDNTSGNTAQTKELTLVSYAVTRAAYENIIPLFAKEWQEKTGQTVRFDQSYGGSGSQTRAVIDGLDADIVALALSADTLQIQEAGLIQPGWEKKTPNGDGIVHRSVGVIVTREGNPKNIKDWDDLARDDVSVITANPKTSGGARWNYMALWGKVTKTGGTEAQAKDFVTKVYSNVPVLPRDAREATDAFFAQKQGDALINYENEVILAKQQGQNLPYVVPEINISIDNPIAVVDSYVDKRGNREVAEAFVQFLFTPAAQREFAKVGFRPVVPEIVAEFADSYPKISNLFTIDDFGGWNQVSPKFFADGAIFDDIQANIARR; from the coding sequence ATGTGGCAAGATATTTGCAATCAATGGAAACGCAAGTCTTTAAAAAGCTTTATTTCACTGTTTTTAGTAGGAATCGGGTTAAGTGGTGCGATCGCTGCCTGCTCACCTTCTCCTGATAATACTAGTGGTAACACTGCACAAACAAAAGAACTGACCCTAGTAAGCTACGCCGTTACCCGCGCCGCTTATGAAAATATTATTCCCCTATTCGCTAAAGAGTGGCAAGAAAAAACCGGGCAAACCGTCAGATTTGACCAAAGCTATGGCGGCTCCGGCTCCCAAACCCGTGCGGTGATTGACGGTTTAGATGCAGACATAGTAGCCCTAGCACTATCAGCAGATACTTTGCAAATACAGGAAGCCGGATTAATTCAACCAGGCTGGGAGAAAAAGACACCCAACGGCGATGGTATTGTTCACCGTTCTGTAGGTGTGATAGTTACCCGCGAAGGCAACCCCAAAAACATAAAAGACTGGGATGATTTAGCCCGCGATGATGTCAGCGTAATCACCGCTAACCCCAAAACCTCTGGTGGCGCTCGTTGGAACTACATGGCTTTATGGGGGAAAGTCACCAAAACAGGCGGCACGGAAGCACAAGCCAAAGACTTTGTGACTAAAGTTTATAGTAACGTGCCAGTTCTACCAAGAGATGCCCGTGAAGCCACTGATGCCTTCTTCGCCCAAAAACAGGGCGATGCCCTAATTAACTATGAAAACGAAGTCATCTTAGCGAAACAGCAGGGACAGAATTTACCTTACGTAGTCCCCGAAATTAATATTTCCATCGATAATCCCATTGCCGTAGTAGATAGCTATGTTGATAAGCGAGGCAATCGTGAAGTAGCAGAAGCCTTTGTGCAATTTCTCTTTACCCCCGCAGCCCAGCGCGAATTTGCCAAAGTGGGATTCCGCCCGGTAGTACCAGAAATAGTCGCAGAATTTGCCGATTCTTATCCCAAAATATCTAATCTATTCACCATCGATGATTTTGGCGGATGGAATCAAGTCAGCCCCAAATTCTTTGCCGATGGCGCAATCTTTGACGACATCCAAGCCAATATAGCTCGACGCTAG
- the cysT gene encoding sulfate ABC transporter permease subunit CysT: MTVSKTQSTFPLAPQNLLKRLSLPWGVTITYISIVLLLPVAALILQAATLSPIEFWRLATAPVALSTYNITFVTAFFAAAINCVAGTATAWVLVRYDFPFKRVLDAVIDLPFALPTAVAGITLATVYSEQGWIGSFLSPLGIRVSFTRLGVAVAMVFISVPFVVRTVQPVLQELDSTIEEAAWSLGASRWQTFWLVVLPPLVPAILTGTTQAFARAVGEYGSVVLIAANIPYQDLIAPILVFQRLEQNDIAGATAVGTVLLLISLVLLLTVNILQTWRQRYGG, from the coding sequence ATGACAGTTTCCAAAACACAGTCTACCTTCCCCCTCGCCCCCCAAAATTTGCTTAAACGCTTGTCTTTGCCCTGGGGGGTAACAATTACTTATATCTCCATCGTCCTACTGTTGCCTGTGGCCGCCTTGATACTACAGGCTGCAACCCTATCACCTATTGAGTTTTGGCGACTGGCTACTGCCCCCGTGGCGCTATCCACCTACAACATCACTTTTGTGACGGCCTTCTTTGCCGCCGCTATTAACTGCGTCGCTGGCACTGCCACAGCCTGGGTGCTAGTCCGCTACGATTTCCCTTTTAAACGGGTTTTAGATGCCGTCATTGACCTGCCCTTTGCTCTACCCACGGCAGTTGCAGGTATCACTCTGGCAACAGTTTACAGTGAGCAGGGCTGGATTGGCTCATTCCTCTCTCCCCTGGGTATTAGGGTGTCTTTTACTCGTCTGGGGGTGGCAGTGGCGATGGTGTTTATTTCCGTGCCTTTTGTTGTCCGAACAGTACAGCCCGTACTGCAAGAGCTAGATTCAACAATCGAAGAAGCTGCCTGGTCTCTGGGAGCATCCAGATGGCAAACCTTTTGGCTGGTGGTACTACCTCCCCTTGTACCTGCCATCCTCACCGGTACAACTCAGGCTTTTGCTAGGGCCGTGGGCGAGTATGGTTCAGTGGTTTTGATTGCCGCGAATATTCCCTACCAAGATTTAATTGCCCCCATCCTAGTATTCCAGCGCTTGGAACAAAACGACATAGCTGGAGCCACAGCTGTTGGCACAGTGCTGCTGCTGATTTCCCTGGTGCTGCTACTGACAGTAAATATATTGCAAACTTGGAGGCAACGCTATGGCGGTTGA
- the cysW gene encoding sulfate ABC transporter permease subunit CysW, with amino-acid sequence MAVEVKSTQSLPSGQVKPKPDGEWGKVALIVAVTAYLALVLLLPTLYVFIGAFNRGIAPFFATLTSRDFIQALRLTAMAVGIAVPFNVVFGLCAAWVIARRRFRGRTLLLSIIDLPFSISPIVAGLMLVSLYGRNGLLGPLLQFLDIRIIFSFPGIALATMLGGMPFVAREVIPVLEEVGTQEEEAAKTLGATEWQTFWRVTLPSIRWALLYGIILTTARAMGEYGAIAVVSSNLIGRTQTLTLYVEGAYRNYDSQSAFAASVVLAGLAACTLIIKEVFERRIRIKNEGDS; translated from the coding sequence ATGGCGGTTGAAGTGAAATCTACACAGTCTCTACCTTCAGGTCAGGTCAAGCCAAAACCAGATGGAGAGTGGGGCAAAGTTGCTTTGATTGTGGCGGTTACAGCCTATTTAGCGTTGGTCTTGCTGCTGCCCACTCTTTATGTGTTCATTGGAGCCTTTAATCGGGGTATTGCCCCGTTTTTTGCCACCCTCACCAGTCGGGATTTTATTCAAGCCCTGCGCCTGACGGCAATGGCGGTGGGCATAGCTGTACCTTTCAACGTCGTTTTTGGGTTATGTGCAGCCTGGGTAATTGCCCGCCGTCGGTTTCGGGGGCGCACTCTGCTACTAAGTATTATTGACTTGCCCTTTTCGATTTCGCCCATTGTGGCAGGTTTAATGCTGGTCTCTCTCTATGGACGTAATGGGCTACTTGGCCCCCTGCTACAATTCCTGGATATCAGAATTATCTTTTCGTTCCCTGGCATAGCTTTGGCGACGATGCTTGGGGGAATGCCTTTTGTGGCGCGGGAAGTAATTCCAGTTCTGGAAGAGGTTGGGACTCAGGAAGAAGAAGCTGCTAAAACTTTAGGCGCTACCGAATGGCAAACTTTCTGGCGAGTCACACTACCTTCTATTCGCTGGGCATTGTTGTATGGCATTATTCTCACTACTGCCCGTGCGATGGGAGAGTATGGTGCTATTGCTGTGGTTTCTAGTAACTTAATTGGCCGTACTCAGACTCTAACTTTGTATGTAGAAGGGGCTTATCGTAATTACGATTCTCAAAGTGCTTTTGCTGCTTCGGTGGTGTTAGCTGGATTAGCTGCTTGTACTCTAATCATTAAAGAGGTGTTTGAGCGTCGCATCCGCATAAAAAATGAGGGAGACAGCTAG
- a CDS encoding NIL domain-containing protein: protein MVTDGQIIHKKIRRRIPRNFHQEPVISRLVSDYGLTINITAAILGANAVGDGWFELDLQGLATQIDDAMNYLQDIELEIWDENSVSDW, encoded by the coding sequence ATGGTTACTGACGGTCAGATCATTCACAAAAAAATTCGCAGGCGAATTCCCAGAAATTTTCATCAAGAACCGGTAATTTCTCGTTTAGTCTCAGACTACGGTTTAACGATTAATATTACAGCGGCTATTTTGGGTGCAAATGCTGTGGGTGACGGTTGGTTTGAACTGGATTTACAAGGTTTGGCAACACAGATAGATGATGCTATGAATTACCTCCAGGATATAGAGCTAGAAATCTGGGATGAAAATAGCGTCAGTGATTGGTGA